GGCGGTGAGGAACAGGTCGCGGAAGGGGTTGGGAAATCGGGACGGGGGGCCCGGGGCACCCGCCTCGGCGCCGCGCTCACCGAGGCGGACGGAGTCGCCCCCCCCCTGCCCTGCCGACGCCGCGACGACGCCGGCCGGGTGAGCCTCGGCCCGTTCCTCGTTCCCGTTCCCCATGCCCCTTACCTCGGCACCTCGATCTCCTCGACGATCCGCCGGAGGACCGTCTCGGGACGAACGCCCTCGATCTCACGCTCGGCCGTCAAGAGGACGCGGTGCCGAAGCACCGGCGCCACGATCGTGCGGAGGTCGTCGGGCGTGGCGAAGTCGCGGCCCGACATGGCGGCGACGGCCTTCCCGCCACGGACGAGCGCCAGCGTCGCGCGGGGGCTGGCACCGAGCGACAGCGACGGGTGCCGCCGCGTCGCCGCCACGATCGCTGCTGCGTAGGTGAGCACGGGAAGCTCGACGCGGACGCCGCGGACCGCTGCTCGCGCCTCGCGGAGCGCGTCGGCGTCGAGGACGACCTCGACCTGCTCCTCGTCCATCACGCCGCCGAAGCCCTGGAACCGCGTCAGCATCTCGACCTCCTCCTCCTGCGACGGGTACTCGACCACGACCTTGAACAGGAACCGGTCGAGTTGGGCCTCCGGGAGCCGGTACGTCCCCTCGTGCTCGATCGGGTTCTGCGTGGCGACGACCATGAACGGGTCCGGCAGCTTGTGCGTCGTGCCGTCGACGGTCGCCTGACGCTCCTCCATCGTCTCGAACAGGGCCGCCTGCGTCTTGGCGGGCGCCCGGTTGATCTCGTCGATCAGGACGAGCTGGGCGAAGATGGGGCCCGGGTGGAACTCGAAGGTCCGCGTGGCCGGCGAGAACACGCTCGTGCCGAGGACGTCGGCCGGCATGAGGTCGGGGGTGAACTGGATCCGCGCGTAGTCGAGCCCCGAGGCCTTCGCCAGCAGCCGCGCCGTGAGCGTCTTGGCGACGCCCGGGACGCCCTCGATGAGCGCGTGGCCGCCCGCGAGGAGGCACGCCACGAGCTCGTCGATCAGCCCGTGCTGGCCCACGACGACGCAGCCGATCTGGGTGCGGAGCGCGTCGACGGCGGCCTCGACCGGCGCGAGGTCGGCCGTTGGGGCGAACGGGTCCGGCGCAGAATCGGATGTCGGCGCGGCCTCCTCCACCTCGGCCCTTCGGCTTCGCTCAGGAGAGCCGTCGAGGCAGGCGGGGTCGGGCGGCGTGTCGGGAGCGTCGGGCATGGGTCGGCGACTAGACGTGGCGGAAGAAACGGGCGACGCGGGCGTCGAGGCGGACGAGGTCGTGGGCGTCGGGCCGCTGGCGGGCGCGACGGAGCGCGCCGAAGAGTTGCTGGGCCTCGTCCTCGGGCACGCCGGCGCGGGCGGCGGCGAGGCGGGCGGTGTCGTCGTCGAGCGCGGGCTCCGTGATGCGGAGCTCCGTGCGGAGCCGGTCGAGCACGACGCGCTCCATCCGCCGCGCGAGGGCCCGGTCGTCGCGGTGGACGAACCGGAGGCGGCCGACGGTCCGCGCGAACTCGCGCTGCGCGTTCGGGGGGGGCGCCACGACGGGGACGGCCCGCTGCCATCGGCGCCCGCGGAAGGCGAGGTACAGCACGCCCGCCAGCAGCAAGACGACGTAGGCGCCGCGGAGCGCGGGCGTCTGGAGGACGTAGCGGAGCGGCGTCGCGGCGTGCTCTTGGTACGGCTTGAGGTAGTCGTCCCACAGGACGGGCTGATCCGGGAGCGAGGCGACGAGGGCGGCGGCGTAGGCCGGGCCGTCGCCGGCGCCCGTGAGCGCGGCGTTCGAGACGGCCAGCGGGGTCGACGAGATCAGCACCTCGCCCCGCCCGTGGCGGACGCGCACGAGCGTCACCATCCGCTCGGTCTCCTCCCACGGCCAGACGGCGTGACCCAGCACCTCCGTCCGTGCCGGGTCGAGGCCGACGATTTCGGCTAGCTGCACGTCGATCGGGAACGCGTAGTCGCCCGCGACCCCGGGCGGTACCAGCGTGAGCGTGTCGGGATTGAACTCCGCCCGCGCTCCGAAGGCCTCCACCCCGCCGAACACCGGATCCACCATGATGGCCTCCGGCTCCTCGTAGACGCCCAGGTCGCCGTCCGCCAGGACGCCCTCCTCCGCCTCGGTCGTGTCGGGGACCATGAGCGCGTCGGCGAGCGGGCCGCTCAGGCCGTGCGTGAGGAGGGCGAGCGTGTTGCCGCGCGCCACGAAGTCGAGGACCCGCTCGGCCTCGGCCGCGTCGGGCGCGACCGACTGGGCGAGGACGAGGTACGTCCGGCCGCGGAGCGTCGTGTCGGCGAACAGCTCGAAGGCCGGGACGGCGACGGGTTCGACGGGCTGGCCGAGCCACGCGGGGAGCGATTCGTAAAACACCTCGGCGTCGAAGGGGGCGTCGCCCTCCCGCTCCAGCCGCACGCGGAGGTCGAGCGGCTTCGGCCGTGCCATCTCGACGGCGATCAGGGCGAGGATCATCACGCCCACGAGGAGGAGGTAGCCGCGGACGCTCATGCGGGCACCGAGGCGGGCGGGGCCGGGGCGGCCTCGTCGAAGAGCGGGGCCAGCTCGGCGTGGAGCGCCGGCGGGACGGGCCGCTCCCCGTACCACACGGCGTCGAACACGCGCGTGGCGCGGGCAAAGGTCGCGGCGCGGTCGGGGCGGGCGGCGCGGACCTCGGCGACGTACTGGCGGTTCGTCTTGTCGCGGCGCCACGCGATCGCCCCGGCCGCGTCGAGCGCCTGGAGCAGGAGGAGGTAGCGCACGCGGATCGCCTCGCGGTGCTCTCCCGCATCGAGCGCCTCGCGGAGGCGCGTAGCCAGGTCCACCTCGGCGATGTCCTCGGCGTCGAGGAGCGGGCCGACGCCGCCTCCCGCGTCGGAGCGGCGGGCGAATACGCCCCCGCCTTCGACCCGGAGCAACCGAGCCACGGCCCAGCCGACGACGAGCACGGCGAGCCCGATCAGCACGTAGCGGCGCACGTCGGGCGTCGTGTTCTCGTAGACCGGATCCCAGAGGGTCCGCCGGAGCCAGCGCAGGAACTGCTCCCACAGCGATGGGCCCTCGGCCTGTGGGGTGTCGTACTGGAAGTCCGGGTCGGCGCGGTAGGCACCGAGCGTGGCCGGGGCCGGCGCGGGGACGAGCGTGTCGGTGGCGAGAGGGGCGCCGTAGACGTCGGCCGGGTCCTCCGGTGGGAGGCGATCGGCCGGGAGGACCTCCGTTGGCGGCGGAGCGGGCGGTGGCGGCGGGGTCGCGGGGGGCGCTGGCGGGGGCGCCTCCTGGGCGACGGCCGCGACCGCGAGCAACGCGAAGACGAGCGCTCTCACCCGCGGAACCCGCCGCCGCGGAAGCCTCCCCCGTTCTGGTTTGCGTCGCGGTCCCCGGCGTCGGCGCCCGGCGCGGGCGGAGGCGTCGGGTCGGGCGCGTCGAGGTCGTCCGCTTCGGCGTCGAGGCCGGCGAGCTCGTCGAGGTCGGCGTAGAGGCCCGAGCCGTCGAGCTCCTCCGCCAACCGGCCGTGCACGAAGTACAGCGCCACGAGCGGGATGAGGTAGCCGGCGTACGAGACCACCTGGAGCGGCGCCATCACGGCGCCCATCATCGAGAACATCGCTGTCGGGTCCGTCTCGATCGTGTTGATGCCGACGACCATCATCACGATGTAGAGCGGCATCGAGATGATCAGGATGATGACGTAGAACAGGAGGCCGGCCAGCAGGAGCGCGCCGAACGAGAAGCCCCACGAGTCCTTGACGAGCAGGCGCGCCCGTTGCCACGACGACGCGAGCGAGTCCTCCTCCAGCGTCCGCACGGCGATGGTCACGGCGTAGTACGGGAGCGACCAGACCACGAACGCCATCCACGCGAGGATGCCGAGGCACGGGACGATCGCGATGACGGCCGAGGCCATCACCACGAGGGCGTACACGACCGACAGCCCGAGGAACGGGAGGAGCAGGCCGCGGGCCTCCTCCCACAGCACGCCGGCCGTGATCTCGCCCGCGAGCCCCTCGCGGTACAGCTTGACGTAGGCCGAGGCCGCCGCGACCGTCAGCGCGCCGCCGAGGAACCCGAACAGCAGGATCCCCAGGTACGTCGGCCCGAACATGGCGAACGGGTCGTTCTCGATGGCCGCGGGGTCGGCCATGAGGCCGCCCATCTGGTACATGTAGAGGCCCGTCGCGATGCCCGTCGCGAGGGCCACCGGCGCCACGACGGCGACGTAGCTCGTCAGCAGCTCGCGCCAGTTCTCGCGGAGCAGGGCGACGGTCCCGTTCAT
This sequence is a window from Rubrivirga marina. Protein-coding genes within it:
- a CDS encoding DUF4350 domain-containing protein codes for the protein MSVRGYLLLVGVMILALIAVEMARPKPLDLRVRLEREGDAPFDAEVFYESLPAWLGQPVEPVAVPAFELFADTTLRGRTYLVLAQSVAPDAAEAERVLDFVARGNTLALLTHGLSGPLADALMVPDTTEAEEGVLADGDLGVYEEPEAIMVDPVFGGVEAFGARAEFNPDTLTLVPPGVAGDYAFPIDVQLAEIVGLDPARTEVLGHAVWPWEETERMVTLVRVRHGRGEVLISSTPLAVSNAALTGAGDGPAYAAALVASLPDQPVLWDDYLKPYQEHAATPLRYVLQTPALRGAYVVLLLAGVLYLAFRGRRWQRAVPVVAPPPNAQREFARTVGRLRFVHRDDRALARRMERVVLDRLRTELRITEPALDDDTARLAAARAGVPEDEAQQLFGALRRARQRPDAHDLVRLDARVARFFRHV
- a CDS encoding AAA family ATPase, with translation MPDAPDTPPDPACLDGSPERSRRAEVEEAAPTSDSAPDPFAPTADLAPVEAAVDALRTQIGCVVVGQHGLIDELVACLLAGGHALIEGVPGVAKTLTARLLAKASGLDYARIQFTPDLMPADVLGTSVFSPATRTFEFHPGPIFAQLVLIDEINRAPAKTQAALFETMEERQATVDGTTHKLPDPFMVVATQNPIEHEGTYRLPEAQLDRFLFKVVVEYPSQEEEVEMLTRFQGFGGVMDEEQVEVVLDADALREARAAVRGVRVELPVLTYAAAIVAATRRHPSLSLGASPRATLALVRGGKAVAAMSGRDFATPDDLRTIVAPVLRHRVLLTAEREIEGVRPETVLRRIVEEIEVPR
- a CDS encoding DUF4129 domain-containing protein, with the protein product MRALVFALLAVAAVAQEAPPPAPPATPPPPPAPPPTEVLPADRLPPEDPADVYGAPLATDTLVPAPAPATLGAYRADPDFQYDTPQAEGPSLWEQFLRWLRRTLWDPVYENTTPDVRRYVLIGLAVLVVGWAVARLLRVEGGGVFARRSDAGGGVGPLLDAEDIAEVDLATRLREALDAGEHREAIRVRYLLLLQALDAAGAIAWRRDKTNRQYVAEVRAARPDRAATFARATRVFDAVWYGERPVPPALHAELAPLFDEAAPAPPASVPA